The Triticum urartu cultivar G1812 chromosome 5, Tu2.1, whole genome shotgun sequence genome contains the following window.
cacttagcagtgaagcgaattcttcgatatttggctcacaccccaactctaggattgtggtatccaaagggcttagagtttgatctggttggattctcggatgctgattatgctggtgacaaggttgatcggaagtctacatcaggcacatgtcactttctgggacgatcacttgtatgttggtcttcaaagaagcagaactgtgtatctctctccactgctgaatctgaatacattgctgctggatcttgctgcgcttagcttctgtggatgaagcaaactctcaaggactatggaattcatctgaagcaagtgccactttactgcgacaacgaaagcgccatcaagattgccaacaacccagttcagcactcgaagacaaagcacgtTGAAATTCGTCAtgactttctcagagatcatgttgtgaaggaagatattgatatcatacacgtcaacactgaagagcaattggcagatatcttcaccaagcccttggatgagaagagattttgcaagttacggtgtgagctaaatatcttggaatcctcaaatgtcctgtgatcaggcacacatcctaacacttatgcatattgatgacttagatgtgcaacacacgaaacgtatatcttcaatcaatgaagacatacattctaagtgtgaatacattaatgtggaaattgacttcggagcgccacgataattgtgcgccgtgtctgggtctaatacttcctatacggtgggtaacgccaccaccaaacgttctattttgatgtgtttcactcatggcgttaccttgcaatgtcttcacatttggtttggcttcaatctcaacatgtcttcatgattatcttcactatgtggattatatagatatatatatactagtgttctgtcctctacagcattcacttatagctatgtcttcttgttttgagtcttttgaactaagtgaatgtgatcggaccctaaaatctctatgctttctatctcaaattctatctctccaagtcatatgcattctattgaaactgtcgaatgtcttctctgcgtccttgtcagcagaagacacagagacaaactttaaaaccgttttcaatgctcatttatccacaagaaatccggagaagtaggaacgaccacccgacaatccaggcgtgcgtgggatgtggaactgccCCCGAGATtccgcatgatggccacgtgctgttcagatgtgaatcgccaggggcacctgtgtaatagtgcagtgccgcccctgtgactataaatacacactcaccacggtcattatctccttcttcctccctcgcacgaaccctagcgccaccgctagctctcgacgacgccggcgacgaagcgcttcactgccgcaacctctccgacgccgtcttcatgctgatcgcggacatcgtcctctccaccgtcgccgtaggtgtcttccgtcgccaagttagggcacggaggatcgaactgctcggcctcatctcccactccgtctagcagttccaagtgtggtaataaaacctctttttacagcctcttttgatcctatggttctgtcactttctaccataagaagtttctattcacacaagttagatctctctcaatctgcatctcataacatgcctagaatattcacttgtgcttcatgaagtaattagattcctcacttgtaatgatctatgggttcgtacaaatctggaaccaacttcttatctatgagtgaatgtcttcgcacgatgaggtcaatgtcttctaaactgattaatcttcaaaatcttctgagaatgcatatgacctcttccccttccctcgcaccttaatgctgtcacaggtacatgtccgtgggagaatcctttggttctcatagtttgcattcatttgcagagttcttacagcatcacataaactctcctgaagccagttcctgttggtcaaGCAAAAGAAAGCCCTtaaagcctttgaacgtcttgaagccttccaagttaatgtttatggcttcagaaacagcagcaagaaAGGGGGGCTGACAGCGACGTGGCggaacgtccaaagatctgcctgatgaactggcagaaatgtacaaaatagatcctgaagagaattatagttagcgcaagacccgaatccaatggattcgacgctattgggcagagcaatggttccaataccgcttcgtcacccaggagtacgctgagaaaaacgccatcaagagaccatggggagacgtactatacaaaaatctcgtacctaggtccagagatgaagccattgctcaaggcttctacccatgcatggttcgtggaccacaaccagctgaagcacatccgtcgtcactactctggtgtcgtgacgacaatctgttcaagcgcaacttccacttttcccagaactcagcgaagcaaaacaagaagaaattgggcttagacttcaaccctggtccctccgcaccaagggcagatggcacacgcgaggCAGAACAGAATCTCATCGGACCAtatgccaaccttgagggcctcatcacccgcatcttagtccaagggactgcagTCAATGACCCTCctgctgactctgagtctgatgaagcgcctgctgtaccgaagccaaagcagatgaagaagccaaaagcttcaaagccggcccttTCACccaaaatctcaagggcgaagccattggcaactgcacctcctgaagccagtgtgcagtctgaagacttatcatgagtctccaagccccagaaggccaagatgccttagccacacaccggcaaagagctcacagctgctgccattctgcgcagagAAAcaattgatctgtcaagtgatgaagatcttggagatgacgctcttgagcagctcatcaagagcaaggaagaagctgaaatattcaacaatctgcctctctttgatgtcgccatcatccacaacttcatcgacgagTGGTTTGctacaccaaacatcagcttcgatgatctgcagctgcccattggcctcagcgtcgctttccaaggcgctattgcttcagaacttgcaaatGCCCAGAGCATTGTTCAACTAAAGCAGAAAATTAATtttgaaaaggctcagttcaagaagcatatggccaggCTTAGCGTGCAAGAAGTCAAggacttcaagatcatgttgcacgagttaaaggaaaactttctgaagaagcgtgcagaagctcagggttcgcgggagcgaatgaagactctggctgaccgctgtgtgcaagcctataacgaggctgagaagcgcaagtcacttgggcgtcctggcatcgatcccaggatggctgcgaagaagaagaagaagaagcctgctatggctgaaccagaggcaccaaggaaagaggcagttccgattgtcttcccaaccgcaacgactggctcgaagccaaagagctgGTCTACCGCTTTAGAGCTCAAGAAGACTAGGattgctgaggctgaagccaggaagcgagaacactctgaagcctctccttctgcccccactcagaagaagcgaaagatcaagaaagctagggctgctcccacagagcccctgatggttgaacccctctctgtcgtctatcctgacgcagaacgccagctgacagttcatgagcctgctcccacagaggctcctgaaactgaagatattccagcagccgaccccatcgctactgaagacattggtcatcaagacaatgtacaagatgatgcagcccttcctcagcttgaaacaagcgaactcatcagcattggtcgtcctctgacgccaattgcacaagatgcgtcctgggcggatcgcccacaagtgGAAGAAGAATCAGAGgtccagcccactccaactccacaagcgtcgtctgcatttcgcaggcttcgcaaagtTCCAAGGCCTGACgacattctggctgcatcagccgaagaaaatgaagaagcaccacaagatcccactcccccgCTCCAACAGGAAGCAGTTCttcaggagaacgtgcctgagtctgaccctccagctagtcaagtggaggctgaaaatgttgaggctgccacaaccaacactgaagccaatgtggagccctccccaccaaaagcttcagcagacagcgaagctactgatcctGACAcgtctgttcctgagtctgctgcaggtcctcaatttgattaccatattgagcacaggcctcaagtacagacgccgatcccaatactgccaaggttcccaggtcccgCATCAGCACCTGGTTCCTTTAACATCACtagcttcaaggcagataatacgttcttcaacagctccaagaacccctattcaagggaaaggattgcatcagataggttctggagctatccttagcgcagctactattcatgcatcctctacaaccaaggacgcatcttcccgcacaagcgccttgatatgttgaagccattgctggtctgccctatttagaggaagctttggattgcttcaagcaagtgggtctgctgcagtttgtaactgatgaagagcactggaatgaagagcatctgttgcaattctatgccaccctccacatcaaaggatacaacagagatccgaagagttgggtcctggagtggatgaccggcaatgttcatcatgaagccaatgcatttgatatcattgagctcaccggcctgcccactcctggcgaattcttcgaggacgGCTGTCAACTACACACTGAcgctcttgagagcatattccaaaggcctgaaccgaatatgagtcatatgctctcaatgatgaagccattgccccacgatgctccttatccaacagagttctttgtcgtagaccttgagtacctgcccagaaccatatatcacatcatccggcggactctctggcccattaagggacactctccacatgccaagattgagggtgcaatgaagactctgatattctgtatccttcatggcaaatgcttcaacgcacaggatttcttcatacgccaacttgcggcatcaggctcagatttatttggtttgaagttctatgctccttgggtaatgaggctgatcaaactgcactctgcaatctcatatcagccctcagcccgcaaccatcggatcttcttgccagatgtggatacctctgatGAAGCCATATATCcggagcctgccaagcaacctttgagtcttcagaatgcagaacaccaaagcttcactcagaacattgacggtgttgaagccatctccagggtgtatccgttggctggcactacacgtgcaccacgcCCTGCATCAACTGAAACCACTGACAGCACACCTGCTCAAAGACCCAAGAAGCGGGCTCATGCTCTCAATGActgagagcttcttgtggcccttcatcaaaagaaggataggcatcacgactggttGAAGGgacagatgaaaagcctcttggtggatgtaaaCCGAATcagaaatcttgccaccaagaatgcattcgttgcacatgaaacctgtcgccgcacctGGAAAGGCCTCACAATGctgtgttctgaagctgatcttcatgaggatggcttcagagagcgattcaagtttgactccacacctcccaGAAGGGCTGTGCTACGCGGAACTCCTTCACTTGAAGACTCagagttctcttcatctgctgccaccgtgACAGCAAGAATCATCGAGGAAGAAGATGACGCTAcctcaccaccacctccttcagcgCGCGTCGACTCGGcaccaagctcttcagcaccgccaaacaactccaacGACCCTACTGCGCATGGGAACGCGTAggaaactctatgtcttcaaacctttttggtcatcactgacaaaagggggagaagcatatgatgtcgatagtcttcaagcgggtcaacatgggcgggtgcctttattttgctatattttgcttcgtgcttacaactcccgttttgctacatttgcttctttgagttgtaacacttaaactcgatggtcgtctgctacttgtttgccactatgttttgcgaagataaattccgcatgtgcgacgataaattccgcacttagatcattccgcagacgtccattttccattatgcatgtcattctCTTCATATACTTttacatgcatagtggattgtcatcataagttgaagtggatctccacaagtacaacctgccatgtgcatttgcgtTCCAGAAGCAAATTacctatatgcacatcttcagggggagcccttgcagcttatgaagacaattcctttacaatttcacaaattatattccccgttgaaaacttcaactagtttgtcatcaatcaccaaaaagggggagattgtaagtgcatctagtgccacccctagttggttttggagtattgacgacaaacctagttgagggactaatgtgtttgtgagaattgcaggataacacaggtagaagtccctcattgattcggtttttctaccagagatgacccctaaaaatgtacgaagacattgaagtcaatggtggtatatgaagatattcacattgaagactatgacatgagaagacaccacgtgaagcctatggaactcgaagacttaatCTTTCACAGTTTTTATTTCATTTGTGTtaagtcataggaaccaccgtactattaagtggggtccaagagaaccagtcagaatgattgaagtgatgcctaattcaaatcctatgtcttcgagcgaagactatgagagcaaaatcttgtccagagtcggacaagtcagcttttcttgtagcccaagtaaagttgccgtgtgagttcgaaatctgaccgttggaacacgtgtcagttccttagtgacccagggtcatttcggacaaatcaggtcgggttgcccagtggctataaatagtccaccccctacaaccataaacggttggctgttcagatttcagtgcacggcttttgtcgtttgagagcaacccacctcgaagactttgagagaaaatttcctagcgaggagaaaagccctaaccacccagagccagagagaattgggcatcacttaagttttcttgtctgagtgatctgaagacttattacacttgaggactgtgcatcctcgagacattaggcgtcgcgttctgagcatccaagagacattgtggattgccggtgaacgaaatctgtgaaggtttgggagtctaccttgaagacttaccagagtgattgggcgaggtctgtgtgaccttagctcaaggggaatacggtgaggactgggtgtcccgagctgcgtgttcaggactaggtgtctggggctgtgtgtcctttggtttaaatacctagccgccctaaccagacgtacagttgtcacagcaactggaactagtccaacaaatcattgtcttcaacgagtcactggtttcatcttcacttccctttacttactgttactccttgtgatgccattgcatgcttgctctatcttttgtcttcacaacgtaactgtatgattttatcggcttcataacttcttcctacctgatccttattacactgcagctacttgtcattgtgctttcactctattgtatatttgaccatggcttgcctagtgtaatctaacttccgctgcatagtgataggcatatctctactgtttgtcttcataaccttcacattttgaagactttcataaaaatcgcctattcaccccccctctagtcgatataacgcactttcagttaGGAACTCAAATCAAATGCAGCAAGGTAGTGCCATCACCGGTGGGGACTCAGCTTCTGCCATAACACAACAAGGCTCAAGCTCTGAGTACAGTCCTGACGATGAGGTCATTGAGGAGGATGAAGTTGATGATATTGTAGTGGAGAAGGAAGATAAGGTGCTAATTCTACCTTTGTTTTTGAGGGATGGGGGCTATTTGTATGCTATATGTGCTTGAGTGCTTTTACTAATTTTTGAAAGACATTTTTTTGCATGAGATCTAATAGTTCTCTTTTTTATTATAATGTTTTGAAGGTTTCTAAGAAGGCAAGGAAGTCGATCAATAAAAAGACTAAGAAGAGTTTTGATAAACCTTCTGAGATGGCTCCAGGAAAAACAAGGGTGGTTGCTCCAGCCTCAGGAGGCTCAAAGAGGGTGCTACCTAGTTTGAACTCGGATGAACATGAATCTACTCGAGTCACTAGGCAGAAAACAAAGCTGTCTCTAACCAACCATGAAGAAAGTCTTGTGCAAATGGATGTAGGAAGCCCAGCAAATGTGGATGAAGGAAGCCTCCATGTGCACGTGGATGTAAGAAGCTCGATGCACGAAGATGAAAGAAGCCTGATGCATGGGGGTGAAGTAAGCCTGATGCAGATGGGTGAAACAAGCCATGTCCCATCGACTCTGTGCACAAATCAGCCAATTGAAGTTCCTGAGTTCTCTGACCAACAGCTTGACCAACAGCGGCAAATGGACATTGAAGGC
Protein-coding sequences here:
- the LOC125507311 gene encoding uncharacterized protein LOC125507311, yielding MRSTMTKMTRSKKLAAPTTEYEKIRAKNMMRNNRIFQSLGIAALGMMVRNSNQMQQGSAITGGDSASAITQQGSSSEYSPDDEVIEEDEVDDIVVEKEDKVSKKARKSINKKTKKSFDKPSEMAPGKTRVVAPASGGSKRVLPSLNSDEHESTRVTRQKTKLSLTNHEESLVQMDVGSPANVDEGSLHVHVDVRSSMHEDERSLMHGGEVSLMQMGETSHVPSTLCTNQPIEVPEFSDQQLDQQRQMDIEGK